Genomic window (Bdellovibrionales bacterium):
CAAGGTAACAAGTGGAACGGTTTCACCCAGTCTCAATGAAAATATTGGCGTGGGTTACGTCAGGGCTGATCTGGCAGAAATCGGAGCCGATTTAATGGTAGAGATAAGGGGTCGAAAGTTAAGCGATCATTGTTAAGACACCGTTTGTGCTTTGAAATTTTGAGCTTTGAGAAAAGCAAGGAGATGGAGAAAAATGGCAACTTATCAGATTCCTGAAGAAAACTATTACACTAAAGAACATGAATGGGCTCAAGTGGATGAAAATGTGGTCACTGTTGGTGTGACAGAGTTTGCTCAGGATCAGTTGGGTGAGATTGTCTATGTCGAGCTTCCTGAAGAAGGTGAAAAGCAACCCAAGGCGAGCCGTTTGGAGTGATTGAAAGTGTTAAGGCTGCCAATGATCTTTACGCTCCTGTTTCAGGGACTGTCATTGAGGTCAATGCTTCATTGGGTGATTCGCCTGGAACTATTAACGATGATCCAATGAATGAGGGATGGATGGTTCGAATCGAAATGGACACAGAGAAGGAACTTGCCAATTTGATGCAAGCACCTGATTATAGGAAACTCATTAGCAAATAGAGATCGAAGGCTTTCACAGGGTTTTTGAGCAAGAAAATTGTGCCCGGGTGGTGGAATTGGCAGACACGCTAGACTTAGGATCTAGTGCCGTAAGGTGTGCAGGTTCAAGTCCTGTCCCGGGTACCACGTTGACGAAGGCAAAGTCGCATTCCACTGCGAATCGTGGAGAGCCGGAAATGCCCCAACCGTGGAGAGCCCCTAATGTTTGATTTAAAAAGTGATGAAATTCCTATCGAGATTCAGCTTGAACAGCTTTCTGATGAGGCTATCGCGGGAATTATCGAAAATTTTATCTTGCGCGAGGGAACTGACTACGGATCTGTCGAAGTGTCCTTTGAAAGAAAATCAGAGCAAATTCGCCAACAAATTGATTGTGGGGAAATAAAGATTGTTTTTGTTCAGGACTCAGAGACTATAAATTTACTGACAAATCGCGAATTCAAATTACTCATCAGTTCAAATGGACCAAAATTAACTTCTTGACTCGCCTTAGGGGAGTGCTCCTTCCAGCCTGGGTTAAAGCCTAGGGGTTCCCATGGGACCCTTGTCTCAAACAACCCGATAAAATATTATCAATTATCACATTATTTGGCACAAGGTTTTTCGATTGGAAAAAGCACTGTCTTATGCGTCGAAATCGTATCTTTAAGATTCTCCTTGTGGAGGTTTTCCCTGGGCTAA
Coding sequences:
- a CDS encoding YheU family protein, which gives rise to MFDLKSDEIPIEIQLEQLSDEAIAGIIENFILREGTDYGSVEVSFERKSEQIRQQIDCGEIKIVFVQDSETINLLTNREFKLLISSNGPKLTS